The sequence below is a genomic window from Setaria italica strain Yugu1 chromosome IV, Setaria_italica_v2.0, whole genome shotgun sequence.
TTTTAGCATCGTAGTACAATTACCAGCACAACAAGTGCAACCTAACCCATGTTGCTATTTCACCTACAGCACTTATGCAAAATTTCAAATGGCTAAAACATACAGCACGGTTAGTATCCCATATGATAATTTAGGATTCAGAGAAGCATCTGCTTAAGCTAATGGCTACAGGCAGTAGAATCAAGGGACCAATAGCAGAGGTATTACCTTCTCCttgtccttcttggagaagaGCGCGGTCTGCCGGAAGAACTCCTGCTCCTGCGCGAACTCCCGCTGCACCTCCTCCTGGCGGCGCGCGCGGTTGGCGTGGACCTGCTCGGCGATCCACTTGCGGCGCTGGTTCGGGTACGAGAGCGGGTGCCACGGCTTCTGGTTCAGGTACGAGTGGCTCCACGCCGTCCCCGCCTTCTCCTTCAGCtccacctcccccgccgccatcTTCCGCCCAATCCCCCCGCCGCTCCccgtcacctcctcctccatcgccctcgccggcctccgcctctCCCGATCGCCGCCGGTCGGACGAATCCGTCTCCTCCCAACTCGCCAAATTACCGAAAAGCCCCTGACCCCGTCACCCGTGAACTGGATCAAATATTATTACGGGCCAGGCCATCGTAGCCCAGTTCGAAATTGAGCGGTATTGCTTTCATGAAATGGGCCGAGTTAATAAACTGGGCCAGCCCATTAATACAGGTGACCTAGGTCACTCTCACTCGCGCAGGCGTCGGCTCGTCTGCCTTTTTCTTCTCGAGAGAAAAATAATAAGATCGCCGCCGTTTCGTCTCGTCGCCCACCCAGAGGAGTCAATGGCGGCGTCTTCCTCcgtccgcctccaccaccagccaTCCCCCTCCCTCCGACTGCCCGCCCCCACCAACCATCAGTTCCTCGCGGCGAGATGCCGCTGGCGCGGGCatcccggcggcgcggcggctcctcccctccgcctccgcgccacGGGCGCCGCGCAGCCGTTTGACAGCAGCGAGTCGCCGCCCCGCGCGGTTGAGCTCGAGAAAAGGGaggatcagcagcagcagcagccgcgcctcAAGATCGCCGTGGTTGGGTTCGGCAACTACGGCCAGTTCCTGGCGCGCACGCTGGTGGCGCAGGGCCACACCGTCCTGGCCCACTCCCGCTCCGACtactccgccgtcgccgcggccctCGGCGCGCGCTTCTTCCCCGACCCGCACGATCTCTGCGAGTGCCACCCGGACGTGGTGCTCCTCGCCACCTCCATCCTCTCCGCCGAGGCCGTCCTCCGCTCGCTCCCcgtccaccgcctccgccgcaacACCCTCTTCGTCGACGTGCTCTCCGTCAAGGAGTTCCCCAAGAACCTCCTCCTCAGCTCCCTCCCCCCCGACTTCGATGTCATCTGCACCCACCCCATGTTCGGCCCGGAGTCCGCGCGCGACGGCTGGGACGGCCTCCCCTTCGTCTTCGACAAGGTCCGCGTCGGCGAttgccccgcccgccgcgcccgcgccgaggCCTTCCTCAACATCTTCGAGCGCGAGGGATGCCGGATGGTCGAAATGTCCTGCGCCGAGCACGACGCGCACGCCGCCGAGACCCAGTTCCTCACCCACACCGTCGGCCGGATGCTCGCCATGCTCGAGCTCCGCTCCACGCCCATCAACACCAAGGGCTACGAGACGCTGCTCCGGCTCGTCGACAACACCTGCAGTGACAGCTTCGACCTCTACAATGGCCTCTTCATGTACAACAAGAACTCCACCGAGCTGCTCAACCGCCTCGAATGGGCCATGGACTCCGTCAAGAAGAGGCTCTTCGACGGCCTCCACGACGTGCTCCGGAGGCAGCTGTTCGACTTCGAGGGCTCGCCGGCGGATCCCGCcgagctgctggtggtgggTGGCGATCTGTACACCGACGGCGACGAAGGTGACGCGGACGCCGTCGACGGCGGATCGAGAGGGGAATAATTGATCGATCGCGCCGGTCTTGCATAGTGGTTCTTGCGGTCCCCAGCTTGCATGTTGGATCTTATCCTGCTGGCAGACCATGCGGAGATGATCGAATCATCGAACGCGGCATTCTTGTTCTTGCTGTATCCAAAATCGTCGTCGAAATGAAATCTTTTGCCTTTACGCCGTTTTCAGTGAAATAATTGTGACATGGTTTCTGAAGCAAACAGCTAACAACAAATTATCGCACATGGAATCGTTCATTTCATTTCAGACATTTTGAAATACAGCACACGTGACGAGCTCACAAAACGAAAAAGAAAATCCTACATGTACACGAGCTCACAAACGAATTCAAAACAAGGAACACGTGTCCCCAGGAGAACCACGTGCATCTGGTTGGCTCATGTGCTCGACCCGACAACATCACActagggcctgttcgcttcagcttattcagatGGCTGTGAATTCAAAACAAGGAACACGTGTCCCCAGGAGAACCACGTGCATCTGGTTGGCTCATGTGCCCGACCCGACAACATCACACATTGCAGCtatagggcctgttcgcttcagcttattcaggcggcttatcagctaccaaacagtgttttcctctcacaacaaatcagccgttttagcttttcagccggcttataagctgaagcgaacaggcccatagATGACCAAACCGGCGGCCTGACCCGGCCTAGTCCCAGCATGGTTTGGCCCAACCCGTTTAGGCCTGGCAT
It includes:
- the LOC101769617 gene encoding arogenate dehydrogenase 2, chloroplastic-like — encoded protein: MGRVNKLGQPINTGDLGHSHSRRRRLVCLFLLERKIIRSPPFRLVAHPEESMAASSSVRLHHQPSPSLRLPAPTNHQFLAARCRWRGHPGGAAAPPLRLRATGAAQPFDSSESPPRAVELEKREDQQQQQPRLKIAVVGFGNYGQFLARTLVAQGHTVLAHSRSDYSAVAAALGARFFPDPHDLCECHPDVVLLATSILSAEAVLRSLPVHRLRRNTLFVDVLSVKEFPKNLLLSSLPPDFDVICTHPMFGPESARDGWDGLPFVFDKVRVGDCPARRARAEAFLNIFEREGCRMVEMSCAEHDAHAAETQFLTHTVGRMLAMLELRSTPINTKGYETLLRLVDNTCSDSFDLYNGLFMYNKNSTELLNRLEWAMDSVKKRLFDGLHDVLRRQLFDFEGSPADPAELLVVGGDLYTDGDEGDADAVDGGSRGE